GAAACCGGGGATGGAGTCAGAGTGGGCCGAGATGATCGCCTCGATGCTTGTCTATGCCCGTAACACGATGGGGCTGCAATTCAGCCTGGTCGCTCCGGATAATGAGCCGGATTTACTAACATACCCGGAGGGCATCCATATACCAACGGCGAGCCAATACGCCAACGCGCTGCACAAACTTGCGATCAGGTTGAATTCCGCCGGTATTGGTGACGTGGGATTTGTCGGCCCGGACGTCTCGGCGGGCGGCACAACCTACATGCCGGAGATGATGGCCGATCCGGTGATCATGGCAAAGCTGAAGCATTTTGGGGTGCACAGCTACAATTCGGGCGGCCAAGGCTCGTCCGGTGTGCGTTCCTACATTGCAAACTCGGCTTACGCCGATCGCACGTTTTGGCTTACGGAATTTGGCGTGATGTGCCAACCGTGTGAAGATGGAATAAGGGGTAACAACGATTGGAGCTATGCTCGTGGGACGGTGGAGTATCTGCTCGCTCACCTCTTGAATGGGGCATCTGGGAGCCAAGTGTGGGAGGGTTACGATAGCAGATACGCGCATGGCCCGGCATATAATGGTGTTAGCGGAACCAACAAGTGGAGTTATTGGGGGCTCATTGCAGTGGATAATCCCACTAATACGCCAAAGACCTATACTCCGCGCAAGCAGTTTTACACCCACGCCCAGGTAAGCAGGTGGGTGCGCCCCGGCGCCCAACGAATTAACGTGACCGGGGCGACTTCGCCCTTTTCACCATTGCTGGCGTTCAAGCATACGGCTTTGGATCAGCTGACCATTGTGGGCATCAACACCTCGGGTAGCGGTGCCACGTTGAAAGGCACGAATGCTTCATTGCTCGTTGTGCCGCACCTTGATCTTTACTACACCTCGGCCACGACGAATCTCGCCTGGGGCAGTCGTGTGCCGGTCACCAACGGCACGTTTAGCGCCACCATCCCTGCCAATTGCGTGTTCACACTGACCTATTCCAAGCCGTCGCCGGTGGTGGTGACAACCACCAACCTGCCTTCAGCGAAGGTGGGGGAGAACTACTCGTTTACTCTGAATGCCATCGGAGGAATTGCGCCATATCTGTGGGGCCTGGCCACAAATGTCTCCACGCCGGCCGGTTTGACGCTCGCTACCAATGGAGTGCTTTCGGGCGTGCCCTCCACGGCCGGACAGTTTGTCATTCCAGTGGTCGTGACCGATGCCGTCAGTGAGCAAGTCAGCCAGGAAGTGGGCCTGGGGATAGTGGAAGTGGTAGTTCTGACTCTGGACGCTCCCACGCAGACGGCTGCTGAAATTGAAAATGTGGGTTTCAGACTGACCTTCTCAGCGAACCTGCCCGGGACATATCTTATCCAGCGGGCGCCTGACTTCAGTGCCTGGGAAGAGGTTTCGGAAGTGGTGTACACGAACGGCGTGGTGCAATTGACGAATCGCATTGATGCCGGCACCAGCCGCCTGTATTACCGGGCAGCTCCTCCCAGCGCTGCCCAGTGAGAAATCCCGACGCACCGGGCTGTTGGGTAAGTTCAGGGGTTGCGGACTCGTGGTGGCAATTGCGCAAGCACCATTAGAAAAGGCGCTCCGCTCGAAGTGCGGGGATTACGTTCCCGACCTAAGCGCGCCGTGCGCAAAACGACTTGAGGTGAGAGCATTACGATTACTGCCAAGACCAAGATCAACGCAGAGCTGTTAATAGGCGCGGCCGTTCTTCTGCTGGCGACGGTAGCTGTGTATTGGCCGGCGGTTCGGGCGGGTTTCATCTGGGATGATGATGATATACTGACGGCGAATCCGCTGATCAGCTCGCCGGATGGGCTGCGCCTCATTTGGGGCGGCAGCAATTTTTACGACTATTGGCCCATGACGCTCACTTCCTTTTGGTGCGAGTGGCGGCTGTGGGGCCTCCATGCCACGGGATATCACGTTACAAATATCCTGCTGCATGCAGGGGCGGCGATCCTCCTCTGGCGCGTGCTCAGGCATTTGCGAATTCCCGCTGCTTGGCTGGCGATGCTGGTCTTCGCCATCCATCCCATCAATGTGCAGTCGGTCGCCTGGATTACCGAGCGCAAGAACACTCTGTCGCTGTTCTTCTTTGGTCTGGCATTGCTGGCTTACCTGCGCGCGGAGGTTCGGGCTGCCGATGTCCGCGGTTCGAAGTCCGACGCCAAAAGTCCTCAGCCCTCAATCCAGAACTCCCAGCGTCTCTGGTATGGGCTTTCGTTCGGCGCGTTTGTACTGGCGCTCCTGAGCAAGACTTCGGTGGTCGGGCTGCCCGTGGTTCTGCTGTTATCTGTCTGGTGGCTTCGCCGGCTGGACGGCAAGTCGCTCGCGATGCGGGACGTGTGGCGCACGGTCCCGTTCTTTGCCGTAGCGCTGGGGCTGGCGCTGGTGACGATCTGGTTTCAGTACCAACGCAGCATCAGTACCGACGTGGTCACGACCAGCGACTTCCGCGCGCGGTTGGTGAGCGCGGGCATGGCGGCGTGGTTCTACCTCGCGAGAATTGTGTTTCCCATTCATCCGACGTTCGTCTATCCGCGTTGGAACTTCTCACCTGATGTCGCGGTGAACTACCTCCCCGGAGTGGTGCTGCTGGGGCTATGGGGGAGCTGCTGGTGGTACCGAAACCGTTGGGGTCGGCCGTTCTTCTTCGCGTTGAGCTACTTCCTCGTGATGCTCTTTCCGGTGCTCGGATTCTTCAAGATTTACTTCCAGAAGTACTCCTTTGTGGCTGACCACTGGCTCTATCCGTCGATGATTGGGATTATCGCACTTATTGTCGGTAGCGGCGCGTGGGCGGTGCAAAGGCTCTCAACGGTGTCACGCGCTTTCCCGAGCGCGCGAGGGCGGACTCACTCCGGGGCCTCTGCGCGAAAACGCGGTGCCCCAGGGACAGCGCTTCCAGCTACCGCTCCCAGGACGCGGATGGCAAACGCAATTGGTGTGCTGGCGGCCGTTGCGGCAGTGGCGGTCTTGGCCCATTTAACTTGGGCGCAATGTGCGATCTACCAGGATGAGGAGACCCTTTGGCGCGCTACACTCAAGCGCAATCCGAAGTGCTGGATGGCCCATCATAACCTGGCCGGTTTGCTCGTTGCCCGGGGTCAGCAGGAGTTGTCCGACAGTGTCGGCGCGCCTGGCTTTTATGGCCCAAGCCCCGCCCTGGTCGAAAAGTTGGATGAAGCGCTGTTCCATGAAATGGCGGCGATTGCGTGGAAGCCGGACCACGCGGCAGCCGAGCACGGGGCGGGCCACATCCTCAGTTTGCTCAACAGGACGGACGAAGCCATTCCGCACTTTCGGCGGGCCATCCAACTGCAACCGGATATGGTGTCGGCGCTGGACTCGTTGGCCTTGATTCTGGCTACGCATGAGAACAGCAGCGTCCGCAATGGAGCCGAAGCCGTGCGTCTGGCCCGGAGCGCTGTCGCTTTGGCGGGCGAACAGGATCCGCGCCTTCTGGAAACCCTGGCGATTGCCAGTGCCGAGGCGGGTGATTTCCCCGCCGCCGTCCAGGCCGCGCAGAAGGCGCTGAACCTGGCGGTCGCTGCGGGTAACCGAGACCTGGCGGGGGAGCTGGCGGCGCAATTACGACTCTTCCAAGCCGGACGCACCATTCGCGGCCGCTAGCGAGAAAATTGGTCAATCCGGTCGGAGACCCGCCTGCGGGAATCCCGCCGCCTCCTGGATACCTCCCAGCAGGTGTTTGAGGAACATCGGTTCGGTAAAGCTGGCTTCAGTGTGCCCCAGCGCAGTGTACCAAATGTGGCCTTTGCCGGCCTGCTTGCACCAGGCAATCGGATGGTCCTCGCCCATTGTGCCGCCTTGATAGGTGGTTTCATCCAAGGTTGCCAGCACGCGAGCCTTGCCACGCGGGCTGGTGATGAAGTTGTACCATTCATCGGTGCGAACCCAATGCTTGGGCAACGGCGCGGTCGAAAGATGCTTCCGGTCCTCGACGTCGACAGTCGCCTGGACAATCGCCGAGTGGTTGGTGAACCGGGCGCAAAGTGCCTCGCCGTACCATGGCCAAGTGCCTTCCGTCGCCGCATCCCCGGCCACGGCGGCGTGGACCGCGGCCAGCCCGCCGCCCCGTTCGATAAAGTCCTTGAATGCCGCCTGCTGCTCCTCGTTCAGGATATCGCCGGATGTGCTGAGGAATATAACCACTTTATACCGGGCGAGATTCGTGCCGGTGAATGCGCCAGCATCCTCGGTCGCGTCCACGCGGAAACCGTGCTTGTCCCCGAGCTGTCTGATGGCGGCGATGCCATTGGTGATCGAGGCATGGCGGAACATCAGCGTCTTCGAGAACACCAGCGCGTGGAAATCGGGGCTCGGCGTCGGATCTTGTCCGGGTGCCAGGGCAACTGAAGCCAGCAACGCTATGCAGATGCCAAGCACATTCCTGGAAATTGTCATGGCCGTAGCATGGCGCGCCCCCACGGGCACTCAAGAATTTTCGCGCCTGAAGAGATTGCCTTACGGCTTGGCAGGCGGGAAACACTCTAATAGTCTCGCGGTCAGTTGCGGGACACGGCTCCGCCAGCGGAATCCGCAGAATGCGCGCCGTGTTCCAAAACACAGAAAGCCATGATTGCTCAAACCTGGACCAGCCGCCAGCGCGTGACGGCGGCGTTAAACCACAAGGAACCTGACCGTGTGCCCTACGACCTGGGAGGCACGATTCTCACCGGCATACATCATCGGGCCTATCGGCGGCTGCGGCAGCATCTCGGCCTGCCGGAAGCCGCCATCGAAATCGAGGACCCGATCCAGCAGCTCGCCCGGGTGCACGAGGATGTGAAGAAGAAGCTGCAGGTGGACGTGTGGGGCGTCAACCCTTCCAAACCGCGCGGCATCGGCGCGCTGCCCTGGAGCGAGGACGGCTACGACAAGCTGGTGGATGAATGGGGCATCGAGTGGTGGAAGCCGCAGGAAGGCGGCTTCTACTACGATATGCGGCGGCATCCGTTGGCTGAGATTGACACGCTGGAGGGCCTCGCGAAGTACCAGTTTCCCGACCCGCTCGACCCCGGCCGCTACGAAGGCATGGTCGCCCGCGCCAACGAGCTGATGAACAAGAAGCAGGTCGCCTACGTCCTCGGCCGCAACGCCCCCGGCGTCTTTGAGATTGCTCTTTGGATGCGCGGCTTCGAGAACTTCTACTGCGACATGGTTGCCAACCAGCCCTTCGCCGAGGCGCTGCTGGACATCATCATGGAAATCAAAATGAAGTATTGGGCCCGCGCGCTCGAATTACTGGGCCCGAACGTCATGATGATCTCCGAGGCCGACGACCTGGCCAGCCAGAACCGTTGCCTGGTCAGCCCGGAGCTGTACCGCAAGCTCATCAAGCCGCGGCATACCAAGCTCTTCGCCTTCATCAAGAAGCAAGCCCAGGTGCCCGTGCAGATTTTCTACCACTCCTGCGGCGCCATCACCGAGCTGCTCCCCGACCTGATTGAGTCGGGCATTGACATCCTCAACCCGGTGCAGGTGAGCGCCGCGGGCATGGACACCCGGGAGCTAAAAAGGAAGTTCGGCAAGGACCTCACCTTCTATGGCGGCGGCGTGGACACGCAGCACGTGCTGCCGCACGGCACGCCACAGCAAGTCCGCGACGAGGTCAAGCGCCGCGTAGACGACCTGGCCCCCGGCGGTGGCTTCATCTTCAACACCGTCCACAACATCCAGGCCGACGTCCCCCCCGAGAACATCGTGGCGATGTGGGAAACGGTCCGCGACTACGGCGTCTACGGACGGTAGCGGAAATCCGAAACCTACCGTCCCTTTCGCCAGAACGCTCATCCTCTCTAACGAGTAGCTGGCCGAGGACGTTGGTCACTTGAAGCAATCCTGCCTGGATTCGCAGGCAGAACATGACTACCCAGTCCCCAGAGGCAATTCGACACATCCGCCGGCCATCGGCGCCACGCTCAGGAACCAGGCAGAGAACGAAGCGATTCGACCCCACCATACCGGACAACCGGTTGAGGCCCACAAGGGAGCCTCACCGTATGCACACCGTATCCACACCGTATCCACACCGTGGATACAGCCTTGACATCGTCGTGGAGAATCAGCGTAAAACACTGTCTTTGCCTCACTTACGCGCATGAAGCGGCTAAAGATCGTTCTGGAGCCCAAATCTTCCGTAAGTGCCTAAAAATATGAT
This genomic window from Candidatus Paceibacterota bacterium contains:
- a CDS encoding putative Ig domain-containing protein, which codes for MSKFTLKCAVCLTVLVSSLHWRSVAVTFQGAQTNQVIDGFGVNINYRSWNGNELQPVVDALIDQAGMTHFRVVYEPTDWEAANDDADPNVFNWSYYNGIYSSTEFMRLWNLFAYLNSRGITNGAFFNFMGWGPGWMTKPDTTSGSLKPGMESEWAEMIASMLVYARNTMGLQFSLVAPDNEPDLLTYPEGIHIPTASQYANALHKLAIRLNSAGIGDVGFVGPDVSAGGTTYMPEMMADPVIMAKLKHFGVHSYNSGGQGSSGVRSYIANSAYADRTFWLTEFGVMCQPCEDGIRGNNDWSYARGTVEYLLAHLLNGASGSQVWEGYDSRYAHGPAYNGVSGTNKWSYWGLIAVDNPTNTPKTYTPRKQFYTHAQVSRWVRPGAQRINVTGATSPFSPLLAFKHTALDQLTIVGINTSGSGATLKGTNASLLVVPHLDLYYTSATTNLAWGSRVPVTNGTFSATIPANCVFTLTYSKPSPVVVTTTNLPSAKVGENYSFTLNAIGGIAPYLWGLATNVSTPAGLTLATNGVLSGVPSTAGQFVIPVVVTDAVSEQVSQEVGLGIVEVVVLTLDAPTQTAAEIENVGFRLTFSANLPGTYLIQRAPDFSAWEEVSEVVYTNGVVQLTNRIDAGTSRLYYRAAPPSAAQ
- a CDS encoding uroporphyrinogen decarboxylase family protein, whose translation is MIAQTWTSRQRVTAALNHKEPDRVPYDLGGTILTGIHHRAYRRLRQHLGLPEAAIEIEDPIQQLARVHEDVKKKLQVDVWGVNPSKPRGIGALPWSEDGYDKLVDEWGIEWWKPQEGGFYYDMRRHPLAEIDTLEGLAKYQFPDPLDPGRYEGMVARANELMNKKQVAYVLGRNAPGVFEIALWMRGFENFYCDMVANQPFAEALLDIIMEIKMKYWARALELLGPNVMMISEADDLASQNRCLVSPELYRKLIKPRHTKLFAFIKKQAQVPVQIFYHSCGAITELLPDLIESGIDILNPVQVSAAGMDTRELKRKFGKDLTFYGGGVDTQHVLPHGTPQQVRDEVKRRVDDLAPGGGFIFNTVHNIQADVPPENIVAMWETVRDYGVYGR